From the genome of Pirellulaceae bacterium:
AGCAGTAAAAATACAATGCCGTAGACGCTGCCCCCGAGTTGCCATCGCGGTCAGTGCATCGCTTGGATACTGCATTGGCTGGCAGCAATCATTCATCGCCCCAGCTCCTCTAGGTAGGCGTGGAGTTTCAATTTCTGATCCAACAAACAGGTCAATGTTTTAACCATCATGGCTCGCACCGCAGCAGGCGCTGGGCAATGATAGGTTTTTAAAGGAATGGATTGCCATGCAGGGTGACCAAACTGTTCTACGAAATTCCGGGTCGCTTGTGGTAGACGCATGAGTTGTCGTTTTCCGACGGAGCAGGCTGAACATAGTGTGCCGCCGGCCGCCACACCATACAGAATCCCATCGTCTTCCGGCAAATCGTCTCCACATTCTGTGCAACGTCGTAGTTCGGGCAACTGTCCAATCAAGCGCAGCAGTTGTAACTCAAAGCGGAGTACCGTACCGCGCACATCATGCTCCGGGTTTTCCAACTGCAACAGCGAGTCCGACAGCAACTCGAATAGCTCTGGCTGAGGTACTCCTTCACTAATGAATTTTTCCATCAGTTCAGCCAGGTAATATCCGCAATACAGTCGCAACAACTGGCCGTCCACTGTACGAAACCTGCGCTGCAACTTCGCTTCAGTTAGTAAGTTCAGCGCTTCACCGGGTTTAGCAATGAACACTACGCGACAGAAAGAAAGCAGGTCAAGAGCAGCTTCAAACGGGCTGCGCGGGCGGCGGGCCCCTTTTGCTAGAAATGAGATTTTGCCAAAATCTCGGGTGTACGACGAGCCGATTAGACTGGTCTCGCTCCACGGGTGCAGCCTCAGCACAATGGCATCGGTTTTCTCCATGGGTGTGATAAGTCGAAAACTAGGCGTCTTCTGTCTTACGTTGCTTGGCGTAGTCCATGTGCGGTGCTGGCACGTCGCGGCGAACGGTCTCCGACTCTGATTCGTACGCATCGTCGTAGCGCGACACGTAACCGGGCAGTTTGGCCCGCTCCAGTTCCAAGCGGTACTCTTCGACCACATGCTTTTGAATCATGTCGCGACAGGCTTGATTGATGGGATGAGCTACATCAGCGTAGAGTTTGTTGGGCGTGTCATCTTCGCGTATGTCGCGCTGTTGCTCTCTTGCGCGCGAGCCGCAGTTGTTGCAGTAGTTACTGCGAATGTGATTCTTGTTGCCGCAGCGTGGGCAGCGATGAGTGAGCTTGCGGCTAGGCATGGCCACAAACGGCCCGTGAGTACCCTCGATGATCTTTAGATCCCGGACCACGAAGCATCCGTCGAAGGTGATGGAACAGAAGGCGCGAAGACGATCCTCGGATTCTTCCATGAGCTTAATTCGTACTTCGGTAATCTCCATGTCGGACACTCCCTTACTGTGATGCCGAATCTGCGTTTGTGCTGAGATATCCGTCCCGGCGCAGTGTCAAGGACCTCATCCTCAGCCGCTTTTTGTAACACTCCGTCTAGATGTCAAGTTGTTGCTCGATCGATGGGCCATACCACGCCTGCGTCTGGTACACCCGTTGAATCCCCAGCTCTTGTGCCTTGGACTTTACTTCCGCTAGCATACCTTGCCGTGGAACTAGTCCATAGCAGCTCGAACCGCTTCCGCTCATAAGCACGTATTGGCTACCACAAGTGGCCAGCAAAGACAACTGGAGTTCGATCCAGTTATTGAGCTGGCAGGCCGGCAATTGTAAGGCATTAAATAGGGCTGCGCCAATCTTCGACTCTTGCCCAGTTTCACATGCTGCCAGAAATTCTTCAGTTTTTCCGAGCTTTTCGAACTGCCTAACCCGCGAATAGACTTCGCCAGTTGAACAACCAATTGGAGGGTGCGTCACCCAGAATGCTAGCGGCGGTTGATACGCAATCAAGCTAGTCTGTTCGCCGCGCCCCTCTGCCAGCATCATCCCAAAGCCGTCATGCGAACCAAAAAAGAAACTCACATCCGATCCAAGCTGCTTCCCTAGAGCCTCTGCGGCGTTGCGGTCCCACTTGGACCACAGCAGTAAGCATCCCGCAATGGTGGCTGCGGCATTGCTACTGCCCCCCCCCAATCCAGCAGCTGCGGGAGTCGATTTTGTCAATCGAATATGGCATCCGGCACTAGTAACTAGCCTGCGTTTCACCAATTTAGCGGCTTGAACAACCAGATTGCGTTCATCCCGCGGAATCTGCCAGGCCGGATCATCCAGCCGAGCCTCAACCGGAACAACAACCTCCAAACTGACCAGTCCATCCGAGCGGGGGGTTAAATGAACTTGGTCCCACAGCGTGATTGGACACATCACCGTCGACACTTGGTGATAACCATCGGGACGCTTGCCCAATACCTCCAACACAAGATTCAGCTTGGCGGGACATTCAATGGTGATACTGTCGCCGGTTGAGCTACGTCGTATTAACATACAGACGCTAACCCGGTCCCTGAGATTGACTACGTTGTCGGCGCAGTTGCTGGCTGTAATCTTCGATGAATTTGCGCTCTTTCACAGTCAGACTGTCCTGACCTTCCCGATGAATCTTGTCCAGAATGCGATCTGCTTCTGCCTGGGCTCGCTGGGAAACGTCGGGACGACGCCCGGCAGGATTGTGAACTTTCAACTTGGGCCGTCGTTTGGGGAGTCGCCAAACCAGCTTCGACCACCAGTCCCCCATAAAGGAAAGATCAAACTTGGCAAAAAAATAGACGGCAGCAAACAACGCACCATACAGGTGAACGTCATAGGCCACCTGCGTCGTATTGTTGACGTCAACACGAAGGTTTCCCAGCAGGTTCGAGGCGACGATCATGACACCCACAACCCAAGCTCGTACCGGGATAATCCCCCAGATTCGCAGGACAGATGTTGGATGTGCGAAAACAAACAGCATCGAAACTGCAGTAACCGCCCCCGACGCGCCAATCAAGACAACACTGTGATTTTGTTCGATAACATGTGAAATGGCCCAAGCCACGCCGCATACGACCAGCGTGGTTAGATAGAACCTCAGGAATTCCCAGCGACCGTACTTCTGCTCAACCGCTTGGCCAAGGAAGAATAGTGCGGCCATGTTGAACAGAATGTGTTTAATATCAGGCGAATGCACAAATCCGTAGGTCAGGAAACGGTACCAATGCAGTGGTTGCCCCAGATGTTCGGCTTTTAACCACAGTAGCTGTGACAAAGAGTTCTCGTGACCCAAGAACAGCTCAATCACCTGCACCAGGACATTGATGATAATAATCGTGCTAATGATCGACCGCGAACTCCAACTGAAGCTCATGTTCTCGAGGTTGTCGCTGTAATAGTGGCGGTCGTAGATACCCATGTTCGATCTTGTGGCCAGGTTTTCCTATCTGAGAAGGGTACTGTCAGCCAGGCAAGTGCCTGTACTTGCCAAACTCTGGCACGTGAGTGGTCATTGAAGACATCACGTAACACCACCTATTGGGGCGAGCCAGCGATACATATATCGTAAATCTTAGCTTCTGCCTAACCCATTTTGGCGCGTTTTATGCTGGAAATGCCCCCTGCCAGACTGTTTTTGACATGCGCGCGGCTCGCGGTACGTTCCTACTAAGGACCCGCCAAATGGCCAAACTGCTGACGGGAAATTCTCCGAACATCAGCGACAATACGGGCGTCCAAGTAGTGGCTCAATCACGCGAACAGCCGCCGTTGGTGTTGCATCCAGTTGCCGGGCGTGCATAATTCGTCGGCCGCTGTCGCCATTTTTTCATGGACACAATTCGCCCCAGCTAAAGCACCTCTGGATGTCGCCTTCCATTGCCATCGTCGACTACCAAATGGGCAATCTGCGCAGCGTTCAAAAAGCGTTGGAATCCACGGGCTATTCAGCGTTCGTCACTAGTGACCCGGATGCGATTCGTCGTGCTGACAAGGTGATTTTGCCAGGTGTGGGAGGTTTTGGAGAAGCAATCCGAGAGCTTCGTCAGCGTCAATTGGACCAACCGATCGTCGAGTCGATTCAGGCTGGCAAGCCGTTTCTGGGCATTTGTTTGGGACTGCAATTGTTGTTTGAGGTCGGCCATGAAGGTGGACTTCACACCGGCTTGGGAGTTCTGTCCGGCCAAGTACAGCGGTTTGACGGACCTCCGTTTACCGGCGACCAGAGACTAAAAGTTCCACATATGGGGTGGAATCAAGTAGTCGAGCGCCAGGCGAACTGCCCGCTACTGGCCGGCATCCCACCTCAGGACTATTTCTATTTTGTCCATAGTTTCTATGTGGTGCCGACCCAGTCTGAGGTGGTATGGCTAGAGACTCAGTATGGCCAGCCGTTTTGCGCTGCCGTGTGGCGCGACAACCTGTTTGCCACTCAGTTCCACCCGGAGAAGAGCCAGTCCAGCGGCCTGCGCTTATTGCAGAATTTTGGCGGACTATGACGCGTGGCTTAGTGGGCAAGCCTGGCCGCTATCTGATGGTTGACAAATTCAATCGGAATGGGGACACCTTTTAGAATTCCCTCGACGACCAACGTCTCTCCAACGAAGCCTTCAAATTTGGTGATGACGATTCGGCCACGTCGCAGCTTGCTCATTTGGCAGACGACGATCAACTTGTCGCCTGGAAAGACTGAATCGCGAAAGCGAACTTCTTCTAAACCTCCAAAGCCAACAATCTCGCAGCCTAACAAGTCGTATTTGTGCGAAAAATAGCTGCACATCTGAGCAGCAGCTTCCAATAACAACACACCTGGCATCAGTGGCATGTCGGGCATATGGCCCCGGACCCAGAATTCGTCCGACTTGACATCCTTGTATCCCGCGCAGATGTGTCGCTCCAAGTCTTCGAAGACAATGGCCGTCAGTTGCTCCATCTCGAATCGCTGACGATTGTGTTTGCGGATTTCGGCTGCATCCGCTATCACATTGTTCAAATCGAGCGTAGTTGGATCTAAGATAATATCGCGAGTTGACACCGCAAAACTCCGCAAAACCTAGAATCTATACCTAGGTGCGAACCTTCTTGCGCTTGGCCTTACGAGCCTTGGCATTGGCGGGTCGTGCTCCGTGATTGGCTTTCTTCAGCTTGTGGTGGGGCTTAGTCATGTGTCATCCAATATGAGATATTAGAGAGGGATGCGGTTGTTTTGGTTCCGAAATCGTGTCAGGGCCTTCCCCTGACAGGGGCCTATATGATATCAGTAGCTCCGGCACACGAAAAGCCTGAATAGGTTGCGATTCATTGCTCTCCCAATCTTGCGTCAACGGTCGTTTTCCCATGAGTTCCAGGCTGCTGCGCACGGCTCCCAGTTGGCTGTTGAGCCTTGTGCTTCACGCATTTTTGCTGTGTGTGTTGGCGCTGATGCGGCTGGATCCATCCTCTCCAAATTTAGGTCTGTTGAGGTTGGGTGCCGACCCAAGCCCCGTTGAACTACAAGAGTTCAGCATTGGTGCGGACGCCCAGCAGCCCCAGGAACCGATCCAACCCGCGCAGCCGACGTCTCCCTCTTCGGTCGTCCAGTGGCTCAGCGAGTCAGCTTCGGCCATCGCGCCAACACTGTTGGAGGATGCCGGCCAACCTGCGCCGCCTTTAGAACAATTAACCAACCAAATCATGCCGCGCACGCTTCTGGATGGTACCCTGGCTCAGGCACTGTCCAATCAGCTTAGCGGACGTTCGTCACAAGATCGTCAGCAACTGCTAAATCGGTATGGTGGCTCGGCAGACAGCGAACGCGCCGTCCAATTGGCGCTCGCGTGGTTGGCCAAACATCAGTTGCGCGGCGGTCACAAGCCCGGTGGCTGGAGCTTTGACCATCGATTGGCCGGACGCGGTCCTACAAGTGAATTCGGCATGCTGGCTGATGCTACGAACGCAGCAACCGCCATGGCCCTGCTGCCATTTCTGGGCGCTGGTCATACGCATCAGCAGGGACAGTATCGACACGTGGTCACGGCTGGGCTGAGCTCTTTGATTGCCAGCATGTCTGTTAATCAGTCGGCTAATTACGGCTCATGGCTTGAGCCGCCGGTGGCCTGGATGTATTCGCACGCACTGGCCACCATTGCTGTCTCAGAAGCCTACGCACTTACTCAGGATCAAGCTTTAAAACTACCCGTTCAACAAGCCGTGAATTTTCTAATCTACGCGCAAGACCCACATGGTGGCGGTTGGCGCTATGAACCTCGACAGCCCGGCGACACGTCAGTTGTCGGCTGGTGCATCATGGGGCTCAAGAGCGCGCAGATGGCAGGGATCGGTCTGCCGCCTCATGTCACCCATCAAGCCGGTCGCTTTTTGGATCAAGCTGGCAACTCCGATGGTACCATGTACGGCTATATGGCTTGGTCGCCCAGTGTTGATAGCCAGCACCGTTTTGACGCCACTACGGCAATTGGACTACTGTGCAGAATGTACTCAGGCTGGAACAAAAGTCACCCGAGCCTTCAAAAAGGCGTTCAGTATCTGGAACAACTCGGCCCTCAACTGGACAACCTGTACTACACCTATTATGCAACACAGGTGATGCGTCACTACGGCTCGCCCCACTGGGAGAATTGGAACAGCCGGCTGCGAGACGCGCTGATCGCCAAGCAGGTCAAAGACGGAAGAGATGCCGGAAGCTGGGTTCCCGAAGGCCTGGACAGCCGAGAAGGTGGTCGACTGTATCAGACAGCCTTAGCAACCATGATTCTGGAAATCTACTACCGCCACCTACCACTGTATGGCGAAGGCTCCACCAGCGGAGACGATTTCGAGCTATGAAGCTCCAAATGCAGCTAGCTTTCCGTGTCAAACACAAGGCAGCCTCTGAAACCCTTGATTTAGCCACTCTGCCTAGCTGCCGCAAGGAAAACCAGATTTCTGGTCAGTTTATCGATAGACCTTGTTTACCGTCTAGGTTAGCTTGACTAAACTTGCTAACCACAGTTTACAGCATCTAAGACACCTCGACTGACTTCGACAACTGCGATTTACGCGCCTAGTGTGGCTTGATTAAACTTGCTGTCGAGTCTCAGGAGGTTGAGGGCCTGTGCCAAGCGAATCGTCCCGGACGCGGAAGCTGGAGTCCAGCTGTTCCAATTCCCCGTACAGGGTGGTCGAGTCTGACAACGGGTCGCTCGGCCGTCTGTTCTCGGGGCGATTGCGGTGGTCTTGAGCGTCCGAGTAATGGAGCGGTTCGCAACGGTGAGCGTATATCGTGACTAGTAGTGCTTCGCCATCAGTAAAGCTTCAGTTGCTGGATTCTGCCTTGGGGCACCCACTGCAGAGTTGGGATTGTTCAGCACTCGAACGGGTCACGATTGGCCGGTCGAAAGACAACGTCGTTTCGGTTGAAGATCCTCATGTTTCGAGACTGCATGTTGAATTGGTGCTCGAAGAAGGCCAGTGGTTTCTCGAATCGCGTGGCCGTAACGGGACTTGGATTCAAGGTACGCGCGTCGAGCGCGTGGAATTGGGGCATCGAACCATTTTTCAGTTGGGGTCTAGCGGCCCGATGTTGCAGATCTTGATTCAGGATGCTCCAACGGACATGCCGACAGCGACGTTAGATAACCTCCAGCCGATGGACTTCGACTTCTTGAACTTCAATCGCGAGCAATTGGCTGACGAGGTGACGAAGATCACTGAAACCGAGGCCTTTCAGCGCTTGCAGAGTCAGTCGCGACACAGGCGACCGTTTGGAAAATCGAGTGATGATTCGGATCAAGTTACGAGTGAGCACTAGCCGCATCGCGTACCGAGCCACCAGAAGTTTGCCGTGGCACCGATGGGGGCAATAGTATCGCAATAATTCAAGGAGATCGTAAGCAGGTGGGGAAAATTGTATCTGTGCACTCCTATCGTGGTGGCACTGGAAAATCCAACTTGACGGCTAACCTGGGTGTCGCCATCGCCAAGGCGGGCAAACGGGTAGCAATTGTCGACTGTGACATTCAATCGCCAGGCGTCCACGTGATTTTTCAGATGGACGAAAAGTCGATTGCCTATTCATTAAACGACTATCTTTTCGGCCGTTGTCAGATCGAGCAAGCGGCGGTGGACGTCACTAGCGTTTCGATTGGTGCGGCCAATCCCGACGAGCGGCGTCCCAAGCTGTTTTTAGTGCCGTCCAGCACTAAGACGGGCGAAATTGGCCGCGTGCTGAAAGAGGGCTATGATGTAGCCCTGCTGAATGATGGTTTCAAACGGTTAATCGAGAAGCTGGAACTGGATTTCCTACTGATCGATACTCATCCCGGGGTCAACGAGGAGACGCTGTTATCGATCGTGGTTTCCGATCGAGTCATTCTGATACTGCGCCCTGACAGTCAAGATTTCCAGGGCATCTACGTCACTTTGGAGTTGGCCAAACGATTGGGCGTCGCTCAACCCTGGCTGGTGCTGAACAAGATTCCGCCCGGCATGGACCGCAACACGCTCAAGGAAAAAGTGGAGTCATCCTACGAACGGCAAGTAGTAGGCATGTTTCCGCTCAACTACGAGATCGTGCGACTGGCCAGTAGCGGTGTGTTCATCAATCGTTTTCCCGAACATCCGTTCACCGTTGAAATACAACATGTAGCTGACTTGCTGACCGAAGCGAAGGTGGATGCCTGCCATGGGTAACAGTTTTGATACGCACCTAGACGCCCTGCTGGGAAAAATGAAGTCGGCCGCCTCGCCATTGCGGGAAACCTTGCGGGCCATTCATGGAAACTTGCGCGAAAACCAGGACGGGAACGTGGCCAGCTATATCCCGGAACTGCTCAAGGCCGATCCCAACCATTTTGGCATTTCGGTGGTTTCGGTGGCAGGCCAATCGATTGATGTCGGCGATGCCAATGTCGAATTCACGATTCAGTCGGTTTCTAAGCCATTCATCTTCGGGCTCGCCCTGGAAGATCATGGACGCGAAAAGGTGCTGACCAAAATCGGCGTGCAATCGGTTGGTGAAGCCTTTAACACCATTTCGCTGGACGAGTCATCCAATCGGCCATTCAACCCCATGATCAACGCCGGTGCAATTGCCGCCGCCGACCTGGTACAAGGGAAAGACTATCCGGAGCGGGTCGGTCGGATGCTGGAAATGTTCCAGCGATACTGTGGACGTCCAGTGCATGTGAACAATTCCGTGTTTGCCTCCGAACGGGCCACCGGTCATCGCAATCGGGCCATCGCCCACCTGATGTTGAATTTCGACATGATCAGTTCGCGGTTGGAAGAAACGCTGGACCTTTATTTCCAGCAGTGCAGTCTGTTGGTGACCTGTCACGATCTGGCGGTCATGGGAGCGACCCTGGCCAATGATGGCATCAATCCCATCACCGGTCAGCGGGCAGTTGATGAGGAGTACGTCAAGGATTTGCTAAGTGTCATGTACAGTTGCGGCATGTATGACTTTGCCGGCGAGTGGGGCTATCGCGTAGGCATTCCGGCCAAGAGTGGCGTCGGTGGCGGCATCGTGGCGGTTGTGCCAGGCAAAGTCGGCATCGGAACCTACTCGCCACGACTGGACGCCAAAGGCAACAGCGTACGAGGCATCAAGGCTTGCCAGGAACTGGCTGAAAAATTCAAGCTGCACATCTTTGAAGGCCGCTCGGGCGGCAACTCGATCCTCGACCAGTTCTCGCCACAAACCGCTTGAGTGGCCCTGCGCCGTAATTGACCAGTACGTGTCCGTCCGTAGGGACACAGTAGAATGACCAAGGAGCGGGCGGCTGGGCGCGTGAGCATCGTTGATGCCGACCAGTAGCGGAAGTCGCTTTCCCCAAACGGCTTCATCTACTGCCGCTCAATGCGATAGCAGAATAGCAGCTCTTGATCGCGCAGGAATAGGTGACCGTTGGAGATGACAGGTGGTGTCCAGGTTCGACCACTGGGGGCTCGATTCATGGACTCTTCGGGTAGTTTGAATTTCGATTTCATCACAAACTTGTCTGGGTTGACTTCAACGAGCGCTATTTCGGCGTTGTCTTCATCGTAGCAATACAGCAGCCCCTCGGCAGTAATCAGTGATCCGGCTTTCAGTACTCCGCGGGCCGCCCAACGTTGATCGCCACTGTGCAACTCTTGGCAGACCCAGCCCGTCTTGTCAGAGTAGCCGTACACGAAGTCGCCAATCACAACACTGCCGCCCACCTGATTCTTCATAACCCGAGTGGCCTTACTGGCGTAGGTCATTTCGGCGGAAAAACCGTCGGTGCCATGGGTGATTTTCACCAGCCCGCAGGTCGACGGATTGCCGCCTGCGCTGACGTAAATCTGACCGGGAGTGTAGATGGGAGTGGGTATGACAACGTCGGGATAACTCTTTTCCCAGTTCCACAAGGAGTGCCCATTATCGGCTTGGATGCCGGTCAGTCCAGCGTTGTGCAGCACAATGTACTGACGCACTCCGGCAATCTCGGCCACGATGGGCGAAGCGTACGTGGCTTCAGCCGTAAACTGCTGGCTGCGCCACAAAGGTTGACCGGTCTTGCGATCCAGTGCGGCCAGCGCCCCCTGCGCTCCACCGGGAAAACAGATCAGTTGTTCGCCATCGACCAGCGGTGCCCAACTGTAGCCCCAACCGATTCTGGCTTCGCCGGGTTTAGAACCGGGGCCGCCACCGATCGGGTTCACCTGGCCGCCCAAATCCTGCATCATGTGTTTGCTCCATTTCAATGCGCCTGAGCCCGCATCCACACAGATCAGGTTGCCACCACCTCCCAAGGCATAGACCAAGCCATCATGCACGCTGGCTGTGGAGCGCGGACCGCCACCCCAAGAGTTACCCTCAAAATCAAATTTCGGCCCGATATCGGTGGCCCAAAGCTGTTGACCGGTGTTGGCATCCAGACACAGCAGTTTTTCCGTCTCACCCTGCGCACCGCTCAAGTAAATGCGCTGGTCAACGACGGCGGGACTGGAATAGCCCAAACCTGCCCCACGAAAGGTCCACGCCAATGACGGCCCAGCTTCTGGCCATGCGGTCAGTAATCCTGTTTCAGGAGAGTGCCCGTTGCGTGTTGGTCCTTGAAACTGCGGCCAGTCGGCGCGAGCCATTGAACTCATCACGCAGCCGACAACAGCCAGCCATCGTGTACCGCGCACAAACTGTGCCCGCATCCAGCAAATTAACGTGCGCCAGCTTTCAATAGGTTGATTTGTCATGGCAATTATCCTGTGGAAATTTCCTTGGAGTGAGTGTGTTTTGTTATCTTCGCCGTGTTATGGCGTGTGGCAATTGCACAGGTATCGTAGTCAGCATCGCCCGACGGTGGTCGTGCCGGCTATCCACCGCCTGGCGACGGCAGCTACATTTCTGCCGCTCTCAATTTTTCCAGCGCGACTGCGACCGTTGCTCGCTGTTGTTCCAGTTCAGCCAATGCTTGCCGCTCTTTGTCAACAACGTCGGCAGGTGCTCGCTGGACAAACGATTCATTGCTCAGCTTGGTCCGCTTGCCTTGAATTTGCTTGGACAATTGTTCTGCTAATTTTTCGTTGCGGGCGATCTCGGCGTCCAAATCGATGAATTGCCCCAAGTCTACCGTGACTTGTAGCCCATCCACGGTCAGACTTGCAGGCATTTCGGACTGAGGTACATTACTCCCCAAGCCACGACAGTTGGCTTTGGCTAACGCCACAAAAAACGAGTCCATAGGTCGCAGCAAGTCGGCGGTTTGTTGGTCGCAGGTCACCGTAAATTCTACGGACTCTTTAGGTGGAATGTTCTGGCTGGAACGCAGTTCCCGTAGGGCATTGATGACCGAAACGAAGCGCGCGAACTGGCCTTCAATCTCGCGGTCCTGATGGGCTGCGTCAGCTTCAGGCCAGGCTGATTGCATCAACCATTTTCGAGTTTCCAACTGGCGGTCCAGATTGCGCTGCAGTCCGAACTGCGCCAGCTGCTGCCAGATCGCTTCGGTAATAAATGGAATCATCGGCTGCAGCAGCCTTAGCAAGCTGTCCAGCGTGTGAATCAATACCTGCTGAGTCGCTGCGCGGCGCGCCGCGTCTTGCAATCGCGGCTTGGCCATTTCTACGTAATATGAACAGAACTCATCCCAGGCAAAGTCGTACATCAGCCGGGCGGCGTCAGCATATTGATAGTGCTGTAGCGCTTCGGTAGTTGCCTGCGTGGTAGTTGCCAACCGCGACAGAATCCAGCGATCCTCCAACGGCAGCGACTGGACATCGAGTGCCACCGGCCGATAACCGTCCAAGTGCATCATCACAAACCGCGCAGCGTTCCACAGCTTATTGCAAAAGTTGCGGCCCATTTCAAAGCGCTCGCTGACAACCGGTCCGCGCGGGTGTGCGCGCTGCTGTTCCGTCTTGGCCCACTGCGTCGAGAAACTGCCGTGACACTTGGGACACTCGATGACCGGCAGCTCGCGATTCTGATGTGTCTGATTCAACAGTGCTTGGCAATGTGGGCATTCGAACTGAACAGGCATGCGGACATCCTGAGTCTCAGTAGCCAGCCAAGCTAGTCCAAAACGCAGCGCGTCGGGACCGAACTTGTCGATCACGTCGATTGGATCGACCCCATTGCCTTTGGATTTGGACATCGTTTCGCCATAGCCATCCAGAATCTTGGGATGAATGAACACCTCGCGAAACGGAACTTCTCCAACATTATTCAGTCCCATCAGCACCATCCGCGCTACCCATAGCGTGATGATGTCACGGCTAGTAATCAGCGCGCTGGTGGGATAGAAGTACTGCAATTCAGGCGTTTCGTCTGGCCAACCCAAAGTCGAATGCGGCCACAACGCTGAACTAAACCACGTATCCAACACATCGGCCTGACGCTGATAGCCCTGTGCTTGGAGGGCAGCTTCGTGAGCATCGCCTTCATCGCGAATACAGACATGGACTGTGGCTGGGTGCTCAATGGCAGCTTGTAATTGGTCCTGACCTGCGGCAACCAGCCTGTTGATGCGCTGGACTTCGGCCTGTGCGGCAAGTTCGTCGTCGAAGCCTTTGGTCCAAATCGGAATCTGATGCCCCCACCACAGTTGCCGCCCAACTGGCCAATCACGCTTTTCGCTCAACCAGTCCAGATAACCTTTCGCGTAGCGCTGTGGAAATATCTTGACGCGACCATTGCTGACGGCGTCCATCGCCGCTTGCGCCAGGCGCTCCATTTTCACGAACCACTGATCCGCCAGATAAGGTTCGATGGGCGTCTTGCTGCGATCGCTGTGCGCCAGGTCAATTTCGCGATCCTCAACTCGGACCAGCAGACCCAACTCATCTAGATCGTCGCATACCGCTTTGCGAGCTGCAGCCAGTTTCATACCTTGATACTTGCCCGCTGTCGCTGCCAAGGTGCCATCGGGGTTAAGAATGTTGATGATTGGCAATTGGCAACGCAAGCCAACTTCGTAGTCGTTGGGGTCATGTGCCGGCGTGATCTTGACGCAACCACTGCCCATTTCCGGCTTGGCCCACGGGTCTGCCACCAAAGGTATCTCACGATCGGCCAGCGGCAGTCGCAATTTGACACCGGCACGAGCCATGTTTGCCAGTGTCTTTAATAGCGGAAGATGCGTGGTCTTGCGCTGCCGCAGATCGTCCAATTGTTGCTGCACCACCGCGCGATCTTTGGCGAGCGCTACAGACAGTTTTTCCTCAGCCTGGGCGATGGCATGATTGAGCGCCGCTTCGGGATCGGGATGCACGGCGA
Proteins encoded in this window:
- a CDS encoding valine--tRNA ligase, coding for MSQTADSIPNRFEFQTACRDIYAAWEADGCFHAEVNPDRQPYTIVIPPPNVTGALHLGHALNNTLQDVQIRWHRMRGYETLWVPGTDHAGIATQAVVEKRLKQDENKSRHDLGREELVRRIWQWKAEYETRILNQLRSMGCSCDWQRTRFTLDQMCARAVRTTFFDLFRQGLIYRGKRLVNWDTYLQTAVSDDEVFHQTVKGHFWHFQYPIINPPSGGPTHVTIATTRPETMLGDTAVAVHPDPEAALNHAIAQAEEKLSVALAKDRAVVQQQLDDLRQRKTTHLPLLKTLANMARAGVKLRLPLADREIPLVADPWAKPEMGSGCVKITPAHDPNDYEVGLRCQLPIINILNPDGTLAATAGKYQGMKLAAARKAVCDDLDELGLLVRVEDREIDLAHSDRSKTPIEPYLADQWFVKMERLAQAAMDAVSNGRVKIFPQRYAKGYLDWLSEKRDWPVGRQLWWGHQIPIWTKGFDDELAAQAEVQRINRLVAAGQDQLQAAIEHPATVHVCIRDEGDAHEAALQAQGYQRQADVLDTWFSSALWPHSTLGWPDETPELQYFYPTSALITSRDIITLWVARMVLMGLNNVGEVPFREVFIHPKILDGYGETMSKSKGNGVDPIDVIDKFGPDALRFGLAWLATETQDVRMPVQFECPHCQALLNQTHQNRELPVIECPKCHGSFSTQWAKTEQQRAHPRGPVVSERFEMGRNFCNKLWNAARFVMMHLDGYRPVALDVQSLPLEDRWILSRLATTTQATTEALQHYQYADAARLMYDFAWDEFCSYYVEMAKPRLQDAARRAATQQVLIHTLDSLLRLLQPMIPFITEAIWQQLAQFGLQRNLDRQLETRKWLMQSAWPEADAAHQDREIEGQFARFVSVINALRELRSSQNIPPKESVEFTVTCDQQTADLLRPMDSFFVALAKANCRGLGSNVPQSEMPASLTVDGLQVTVDLGQFIDLDAEIARNEKLAEQLSKQIQGKRTKLSNESFVQRAPADVVDKERQALAELEQQRATVAVALEKLRAAEM
- a CDS encoding PQQ-binding-like beta-propeller repeat protein, with protein sequence MTNQPIESWRTLICWMRAQFVRGTRWLAVVGCVMSSMARADWPQFQGPTRNGHSPETGLLTAWPEAGPSLAWTFRGAGLGYSSPAVVDQRIYLSGAQGETEKLLCLDANTGQQLWATDIGPKFDFEGNSWGGGPRSTASVHDGLVYALGGGGNLICVDAGSGALKWSKHMMQDLGGQVNPIGGGPGSKPGEARIGWGYSWAPLVDGEQLICFPGGAQGALAALDRKTGQPLWRSQQFTAEATYASPIVAEIAGVRQYIVLHNAGLTGIQADNGHSLWNWEKSYPDVVIPTPIYTPGQIYVSAGGNPSTCGLVKITHGTDGFSAEMTYASKATRVMKNQVGGSVVIGDFVYGYSDKTGWVCQELHSGDQRWAARGVLKAGSLITAEGLLYCYDEDNAEIALVEVNPDKFVMKSKFKLPEESMNRAPSGRTWTPPVISNGHLFLRDQELLFCYRIERQ
- the glsA gene encoding glutaminase A, yielding MGNSFDTHLDALLGKMKSAASPLRETLRAIHGNLRENQDGNVASYIPELLKADPNHFGISVVSVAGQSIDVGDANVEFTIQSVSKPFIFGLALEDHGREKVLTKIGVQSVGEAFNTISLDESSNRPFNPMINAGAIAAADLVQGKDYPERVGRMLEMFQRYCGRPVHVNNSVFASERATGHRNRAIAHLMLNFDMISSRLEETLDLYFQQCSLLVTCHDLAVMGATLANDGINPITGQRAVDEEYVKDLLSVMYSCGMYDFAGEWGYRVGIPAKSGVGGGIVAVVPGKVGIGTYSPRLDAKGNSVRGIKACQELAEKFKLHIFEGRSGGNSILDQFSPQTA